A single Ruficoccus amylovorans DNA region contains:
- a CDS encoding PfkB family carbohydrate kinase, with protein sequence MDYLEKTLKELADKAASASSRHAVVGFDGFVDKIVHPVDQRFGPGDDYQAIETIAEFGSRISAAAGKSANIEMYQEMEKLGGNGPIMANAVLSAGFQTRYIGALGKLAIHPVFEEFAKKTEAVSITDPGITTAAEFKDGKIMLGNMAALDEVTYPNMVAAMGEGPLLDMFSRADLIAMVNWTMLPYLTNAFNDLLEKVFPNLGPHENRRFFFDLADPAKRSEGDIRTVIKIISRYQAHGAVTLGLNLSEAQQIFKVLSHSKVGTDERDLKLMAQTIRQELDISCVVVHPTRCAACATRDGLYFVEGPYCEHPKITTGAGDHFNAGFCVSQVLGLSPEACLTVAVSFSGSYVRTAKSPSLSDVANFIHGWASHE encoded by the coding sequence ATGGATTACCTCGAAAAAACCTTGAAAGAACTGGCCGACAAGGCCGCTTCCGCTTCCTCACGCCATGCCGTTGTCGGCTTCGACGGTTTCGTGGACAAGATCGTCCACCCGGTGGACCAGCGCTTCGGCCCCGGTGACGATTACCAGGCCATCGAGACCATCGCCGAATTCGGCAGCCGCATCTCGGCCGCCGCCGGCAAGAGCGCCAACATCGAGATGTACCAGGAAATGGAAAAGCTCGGCGGCAACGGCCCGATCATGGCCAACGCCGTGCTCAGCGCCGGATTCCAGACCCGCTACATCGGCGCGCTGGGCAAGCTGGCCATTCACCCGGTTTTCGAGGAGTTCGCGAAAAAGACCGAAGCGGTCTCAATCACTGATCCGGGCATCACTACCGCCGCCGAGTTCAAGGACGGCAAGATCATGCTCGGCAACATGGCCGCGCTCGACGAAGTCACCTACCCGAACATGGTCGCCGCCATGGGCGAAGGCCCGCTGTTGGACATGTTCTCCCGCGCCGACCTCATCGCCATGGTCAACTGGACCATGCTGCCCTACCTGACCAACGCCTTTAACGACCTGCTCGAAAAGGTCTTCCCGAACCTCGGGCCGCACGAGAACCGCCGCTTCTTCTTCGACCTGGCCGACCCGGCCAAGCGCTCCGAAGGCGACATTCGCACCGTCATCAAGATCATCAGCCGCTATCAGGCCCACGGGGCTGTCACCCTCGGACTCAATCTGAGCGAGGCGCAGCAGATTTTCAAGGTCCTCAGCCACTCCAAGGTCGGCACCGACGAGCGCGACCTCAAGCTCATGGCCCAGACCATCCGCCAGGAGCTGGACATTTCCTGCGTCGTCGTCCACCCGACCCGCTGCGCGGCCTGCGCCACCCGCGACGGCCTCTACTTCGTCGAAGGCCCGTACTGCGAGCACCCGAAGATCACCACCGGCGCGGGCGACCACTTCAACGCCGGGTTCTGCGTCAGCCAGGTGCTCGGCCTCTCGCCCGAAGCCTGCCTGACCGTCGCGGTCAGCTTCTCGGGCTCCTATGTGCGCACCGCCAAGAGCCCCAGCCTGAGCGACGTTGCCAACTTCATCCACGGCTGGGCCAGTCACGAATAA
- the tmk gene encoding dTMP kinase translates to MSGRFITFEGTEGCGKSTQLSLLAGRLRAGGAEVLETREPGGTPLGEDIRHLLIHAASGQGMCPQAEVLLFAASRAQHVREVIRPALAEGKTVLCDRFLDSTTVYQGAARQLPSKEVNALNAFAVDGCLPDLTLVLDIPAEVGLQRARQRASDAPDRMEQEELAFYQAVRQGFLDLARAEPERFAVIDGTSSVEAVTTAIQSVIAERFPEK, encoded by the coding sequence GTGAGCGGACGCTTCATCACCTTCGAGGGCACGGAGGGCTGCGGTAAATCCACCCAGCTCTCCCTGCTCGCGGGGCGGCTCCGTGCCGGGGGCGCGGAGGTGCTCGAAACCCGCGAGCCCGGCGGCACCCCGCTGGGGGAAGACATCCGCCACCTGCTCATCCACGCCGCTTCCGGCCAGGGTATGTGCCCGCAGGCCGAAGTCCTGCTCTTCGCCGCCAGCCGCGCCCAGCATGTGCGCGAGGTCATCCGGCCCGCCCTCGCGGAGGGCAAGACCGTCCTGTGCGACCGTTTCCTGGACTCGACCACCGTCTATCAGGGCGCGGCCCGCCAGCTCCCGTCCAAAGAGGTCAACGCGCTCAACGCCTTTGCCGTGGACGGCTGTCTGCCGGACCTGACCCTCGTGCTGGACATCCCCGCCGAGGTCGGCCTCCAGCGCGCCCGCCAACGCGCCTCCGACGCCCCCGACCGCATGGAGCAGGAGGAGCTTGCCTTCTACCAGGCCGTGCGGCAGGGTTTTCTGGACTTGGCCCGCGCCGAGCCGGAGCGCTTCGCTGTCATCGACGGCACCTCCAGCGTTGAGGCCGTGACCACCGCCATCCAATCCGTAATCGCCGAAAGATTCCCCGAAAAATGA